A window of the Gossypium hirsutum isolate 1008001.06 chromosome A03, Gossypium_hirsutum_v2.1, whole genome shotgun sequence genome harbors these coding sequences:
- the LOC121218327 gene encoding uncharacterized protein produces MGIVKFDDTSSVENPLPNHGDKGINAVTESSGKEIKTNVVEVNTPMKEVWKKMVERGLIAQNSKKCSEFRALLQGLMDNKELEFFKYVGSPEEADVCASEERSMKDVYKVNHPVVIISRPRMNEAGAQVAPMLVIQKPVTFPYKDSKRVPWNYSCNVTIPGEEIPINASKEGQDEGFYTRSGRRYTPNTKVKQVKGKSLAIEQKKEKSVGPEPAVNESLHKQPARISVLALLLSSETHRDALIKVLNETYVANDISVNKLDRLVNNISADNFIFFNDNEVPPGGRGSTKALHITTRLRAFDGTERKVMGRIEVPLLIRPSTYEVDFLVMDIKPSYNYLLGRPWIHSAGAVPSSLHQKLKLVTEGRLVTINADAPYLEANDEAIECSFRSLEFVNATFITEGNKIPMPRLSETTRMGLRLTIGKGALPGRRHGRYLQGRINVPMIKDKQNRFGLGFKLEMKQRKKELEKKQERRARLSRGEIK; encoded by the exons atggggattgtgaaatttgatgatacaTCCAGTGTAGAGAATCCATTACCTAACCATGGGGATAAGGGAATAAATGCGGTAACCGAGAGTTCGGGGAAAGAAATTAAGACGAATGTTGTCGAAGTGAATACCCCGATGAAAGaagtatggaagaaaatggtggaaagaggGTTGATAGCACAGAATTCAAAG AAATGCAGTGAATTCAGGGCTTTGTTACAAGGATtaatggataataaggagctagAATTCTTCAAATATGTCGGGAGCCCGGAAGAAGCAGATGTGTGTGCCTCCGAAGAGAGGTCGATGAAGGATGTTTACAAAGTCAACCACCCAGTAGTTATCATATCACGTCCGAGAATGAATGAAGCCGGGGCACAAGTCGCGCCAATGCTCGTAATACAGAAGCCCGTTACTTTCCCTTATAAGGATAGCAAAAGGGTACCGTGGAACTATAGTTGCAATGTGACAATCCCGGGAGAGGAGATCCCGATTAATGCATCAAAGGAAGGTCAAGACGAGGGTTTTTATACTCGTAGCGGAAGGCGTTATACCCCAAATACAAAAGTCAAGCAGGTCAAAGGAAAATCATTGGCaattgagcaaaagaaagagaagtcgGTGGGACCTGAACCAGCCGTTAATGAATCA ttgcacaaacagccagctcgTATATCAGTACTGGCCTTACTCTTAAGCTCCGAAACACATCGCGACGCATTGATAAAGGtgctgaatgaaacttatgttgctaacgaTATCTCTGTAAATAAACTGGACCGcttagtcaacaatataagtgccgacaACTTTATATTCTTCAATGACAATGAGGTACCGCCAGGGGGCCGAGGATCaactaaagctttgcacatcacgaCTCGCT tgagagcatttgatggcacggaaAGGAAGGTAATGGGGAGAATTGAAGTACCCCTCTTAATCAGGCCGAGCACGTATGAGGTAGATTTCTTGGTCATGGACATTAAGCCTTCGTATAATTACctattggggagaccatggatacactcggcaggggcAGTCCCTTCATCGCTACACCAAAAGTTGAAATTAGTGACTGAAGGTCGGTTAGTAACGATCAATGCTGACGCTCCATATCTGGAGGCAAATGATGAAGCAATTGAGTGCTcttttcgatctttggagtttgtgaaCGCGACGTTCATTACCGAAGGAAATAAGATTCCAATGCCCAGGTTATCTGAGACTACAAGAATGGGACTACGGCTAACTATTGGAAAAGGGGCTCTACCCGGAAGAAGACACGGgagatacctccagggaaggattAATGTACCAATGATCAAGGACAAACAAAAccgttttgggttagggtttaagctggaaatgaaacaaagaaagaaggaacTTGAGAAGAAGCAAGAAAGGAGAGCGCGATTGAGCAGAGGAGAAATCAAATGA
- the LOC107886560 gene encoding F-box/kelch-repeat protein At1g23390 has protein sequence MTTEGADIRGDVLESILSHVPLIHILPASHVSKSWNHAVFSSLRYFNRPKPWLFLHCQNSRPPYASSSSVAYDPRSSHWLRIHNKNPSLQYALAIRSSSNSSLLYMLSPSKFSFSFDPFHLRWHHVDPPLVWRTDPVVAMVGRHVIVAGGACDFEDDPLSVEIYDLDSRRWDACDAMPAILKDSAASAWLSAAASSKSLYIMEQVSGVTYSFDPTSRIWSGPLDLRHDENIFFSVIGIFGDNLVLVGLLGNSENVKDVKVWEVKGKSFEILEEIAIMPKELVEKLKGEDASLNSIKISSTGDFLYIYNPREPEELVMCEIGGEGIFRWGSLKNPAVSDRSRVAEKMVLTCADVGLGDLGKAAESGKVRFSICE, from the coding sequence ATGACTACTGAAGGAGCTGATATTAGAGGAGATGTCCTAGAGTCCATCCTCTCTCATGTTCCCCTCATCCATATCCTCCCTGCAAGCCACGTCTCTAAATCATGGAATCACGCCGTCTTCTCCTCTCTTCGCTACTTCAACCGCCCCAAACCTTGGCTCTTTCTCCACTGTCAAAACTCACGCCCTCCGTACGCCTCCTCCTCCTCCGTCGCTTACGACCCACGGTCCAGCCACTGGCTCCGTATCCATAACAAAAACCCATCCCTCCAATACGCCTTAGCTATCCGTTCCTCCTCCAACTCCTCCCTCCTCTACATGCTCTCTCCCTCCAAATTCTCCTTCTCTTTCGACCCCTTCCACTTGAGGTGGCACCATGTGGACCCACCCCTCGTTTGGCGAACCGACCCTGTCGTAGCCATGGTTGGCCGCCATGTCATCGTCGCCGGCGGTGCATGCGATTTCGAGGACGACCCCCTTTCTGTTGAAATCTACGACCTCGACTCTCGCAGGTGGGACGCCTGTGATGCCATGCCAGCAATCCTCAAAGACTCTGCTGCTTCCGCGTGGCTCTCTGCCGCAGCCAGTTCAAAATCATTGTACATAATGGAACAAGTTTCCGGCGTTACGTATTCTTTCGATCCCACGTCCAGGATTTGGTCCGGACCGTTGGATTTGCGTCACGATGAGAACATTTTCTTTTCGGTGATTGGTATTTTCGGGGACAACTTGGTACTGGTGGGGTTACTCGGAAACTCTGAGAATGTTAAAGATGTCAAAGTGTGGGAAGTAAAGGGGAAATCATTTGAGATTCTTGAAGAAATTGCGATAATGCCAAAAGAGTTGGTGGAAAAGCTGAAAGGGGAAGACGCaagtttaaattcaataaaaataagttCTACAGGTGACTTTTTGTATATATACAATCCCCGAGAGCCTGAGGAACTGGTGATGTGTGAGATTGGGGGCGAAGGGATTTTCCGGTGGGGGAGTTTGAAGAACCCGGCGGTGAGCGACCGGAGTAGGGTGGCGGAGAAGATGGTGCTTACATGCGCGGACGTGGGGTTGGGTGATTTAGGGAAAGCGGCGGAATCCGGCAAAGTACGTTTTAGTATTTGTGAATAA